TTCATGCCCAGACACATCGAGCAGCCCGCGTGCCGCCATTCGGCGCCGGCCTCCTTGAAGACGACGTCCAGGCCCTCGGAGACGGCCTGGAGACCGACCCGCGCGGAGCCGGGGACGACCAGCATCCGTACGCCGTCGGCGACTTTGCGGCCCTTGACGAGCTCGGCGGCCGCGCGCAGGTCCTCGATACGGCCGTTGGTGCACGAACCTACGAAGACGGTGTCCACCTTGATGGAGCGCAGCGGCTGCCCGGCCTCCAACCCCATGTATTCCAGGGCCTTTTCGGCGGCGAGGCGCTCCGATGCGTCTTCGTACGAAGCGGGATCGGGGACGTGCGCCGAAAGCGGCGCGCCCTGGCCCGGGTTGGTGCCCCAGGTGACGAACGGCGACAGTTCGGCGGCCTCGATGACGACCTCGGCGTCGAACTCGGCGTCCTCGTCCGTCCTCAGGGTCTTCCAGTACGCGACGGCCGCGTCCCAGTCCTCGCCCTTGGGCGCGTGCGGACGGCCCTCGAGGTAGTCGAACGTGGTCTGGTCGGGGGCGATCATGCCCGCGCGGGCACCGGCCTCGATCGACATGTTGCAGATGGTCATGCGGGCCTCCATCGAGAGCTTCTCGATGGCGGAGCCGCGGTACTCCAGGACATAGCCCTGGCCGCCGCCCGTGCCGATCTTGGCGATGATCGCCAGGATCAGGTCCTTGGCGGTGACGCCGTCGGGCAGTTCGCCGTTGACCGTGATGGCCATGGTCTTCGGGCGGACCAGCGGCAGCGTCTGGGTGGCCAGCACGTGCTCGACCTGGGAGGTGCCGATGCCGAACGCCAGGCCGCCGAAGGCGCCGTGCGTGGAGGTGTGGGAGTCACCGCAGACCACGGTCATACCGGGCTGGGTCAGGCCCAGCTGCGGGCCCACGACGTGCACGACACCCTGCTCGACGTCGCCCAGCGGGTGCAGGCGCACACCGAACTCGGCGGCGTTCTTGCGCAGCGTCTCCAGCTGGACCCGGGAGACCGGGTCGGCGATGGGCTTGTCGATGTCGAGGGTCGGGGTGTTGTGGTCCTCGGTGGCGATGGTCAGGTCGAGCCGGCGCACCTGGCGGCCGCTCTTGCGCAGTCCGTCGAAGGCCTGCGGGCTGGTCACCTCGTGCAGCAGGTGCAGATCGATGAAGAGGAGGTCGGGCTCGCCCTCGGCGCGCCGGACGACATGGTCGTCCCAGACCTTCTCCGCGAGTGTCCTACCCATCGCTTTCCCTCCGGCCGGCGAGATCGTCCACCGGCCCAACTAGAGATCTTGAGGAGACGGCACCCGGCCCCAGTTCACGGGCGCCCGTCACCAGGCCCGTACGGTCACCGGGCCGCTGTGCCTACAAGGGTTGCGCGTCTCACGGAAAAAGGAACTTGCGTTTCACAGAGTGAGACGTGAGTATCGTTTCATGGACAACAGTAGCGGCGTCGGCGTTCTGGACAAGGCAGCCCTTGTCCTCAGCGCCCTGGAGTCCGGTCCGGCCACCCTCGCGGGTCTGGTCGCGGCGACCGGACTGGCACGACCCACGGCCCACCGGCTGGCCGTGGCTCTGGAACACCACCGCATGGTGGCACGCGACATGCAGGGCCGTTTCATTCTGGGCCCCCGGCTGGCCGAACTGGCCGCCGCCGCGGGCGAGGACCGTCTCCTCGCGACCGCGGGCCCGGTGCTGACGCACCTGCGGGACGTCACCGGCGAGAGCGCGCAGCTCTACCGCCGCCAGGGCGACATGCGCATCTGCGTCGCCGCGGCGGAGCGCCTGTCCGGCCTGCGGGACACCGTCCCGGTCGGTTC
Above is a window of Streptomyces griseorubiginosus DNA encoding:
- the leuC gene encoding 3-isopropylmalate dehydratase large subunit translates to MGRTLAEKVWDDHVVRRAEGEPDLLFIDLHLLHEVTSPQAFDGLRKSGRQVRRLDLTIATEDHNTPTLDIDKPIADPVSRVQLETLRKNAAEFGVRLHPLGDVEQGVVHVVGPQLGLTQPGMTVVCGDSHTSTHGAFGGLAFGIGTSQVEHVLATQTLPLVRPKTMAITVNGELPDGVTAKDLILAIIAKIGTGGGQGYVLEYRGSAIEKLSMEARMTICNMSIEAGARAGMIAPDQTTFDYLEGRPHAPKGEDWDAAVAYWKTLRTDEDAEFDAEVVIEAAELSPFVTWGTNPGQGAPLSAHVPDPASYEDASERLAAEKALEYMGLEAGQPLRSIKVDTVFVGSCTNGRIEDLRAAAELVKGRKVADGVRMLVVPGSARVGLQAVSEGLDVVFKEAGAEWRHAGCSMCLGMNPDQLAPGERSASTSNRNFEGRQGKGGRTHLVSPQVAAATAVLGHLASPADLSDAPAAAGV
- the ndgR gene encoding IclR family transcriptional regulator NdgR, with the protein product MDNSSGVGVLDKAALVLSALESGPATLAGLVAATGLARPTAHRLAVALEHHRMVARDMQGRFILGPRLAELAAAAGEDRLLATAGPVLTHLRDVTGESAQLYRRQGDMRICVAAAERLSGLRDTVPVGSTLTMKAGSSAQILMAWEEPERLHRGLQGARFTATALSGVRRRGWAQSIGEREPGVASVSAPVRGPSNRVVAAVSVSGPIERLTRHPGRMHAQAVIDAAARLSEALRRTG